A stretch of Gambusia affinis linkage group LG10, SWU_Gaff_1.0, whole genome shotgun sequence DNA encodes these proteins:
- the srd5a3 gene encoding polyprenol reductase → MTWSSLSLSPIDTCWLFLALCFLVAFSVHKASARLPKEYRKSGLFTVFQDLIRYGKTKQKLHRAQWLRVFDVPKRWFWHFYAISICWNIFLLLLSFNFIYQLQSYPSWLTGMLEILTGVPSPFGQAPQLSTVLVQLLLCVHSLRRLLECLFVSVFSDGAMHLVQYLFGLGYYIVLGLTVLCSDRTAKGPGTLLSRSDWIRAAGFVLFIAASLLQHQSIVLLAGLRKGKSGRVETLAHRVPEGGWFELVSCPHYFAELLIYVSLGFALGGFSFTWWLVVLYVLFNQALAGQLCHDLYVSKYESYPKHRRAFIPFVL, encoded by the exons ATGACTTGGAGCTCCCTCAGCCTTAGTCCGATAGATACTTGCTGGTTATTTCTGGCTCTGTGTTTCCTTGTAGCTTTTAGCGTTCACAAAGCCTCAGCCCGGCTACCAAAAGAGTACCGGAAGTCCGGTCTGTTCACAGTGTTTCAGGACCTGATTCGTTAcggaaaaaccaaacagaagcTGCACCGAGCACAATGGTTGCGAGTATTTGACGTCCCGAAACG GTGGTTTTGGCACTTTTATGCCATCTCTATTTGCTGgaatattttccttctgctgttGTCTTTCAACTTCATCTACCAGCTGCAGTCATACCCATCATGGCTGACTGGGATGTTGGAGATTTTAACTGGTGTACCCAGTCCTTTTGGCCAAG CCCCGCAGCTGTCCACGGTCCTGgtacagctgctgctgtgtgtccACTCCCTCAGGAGGCTGCTGGAGTGTCTGTTTGTCAGCGTGTTTTCTGATGGGGCCATGCATCTGGTGCAGTATTTGTTTGGCCTGGGGTATTACATTGTGCTGGGATTGACTGTGCTTTGCTCGGATCGCACGGCAAAAG GTCCTGGGACTCTCCTCTCTCGCTCGGATTGGATTCGTGCGGCCGGATTTGTTCTCTTCATCGCGGCCTCTCTCCTGCAGCATCAGTCTATAGTCCTGCTGGCTGGGCTACGCAAAGGAAAGTCAG GAAGAGTGGAGACTCTGGCTCACCGGGTGCCAGAAGGCGGCTGGTTCGAGCTGGTTTCCTGTCCGCATTACTTCGCCGAGCTGCTCATTTACGTCTCGCTGGGCTTCGCTCTCGGCGGGTTCTCTTTCACCTGGTGGCTGGTGGTCCTTTACGTGCTCTTCAACCAGGCACTGGCCGGGCAGCTTTGTCACGACCTTTACGTCAGCAAGTACGAGTCGTACCCAAAGCACAGACGAGCATTTATACCTTTTGTGCTCTGA